CGATGTCAATGCCGCCGAACTCGCGCACCACGAACTCGATGGCATCCTGCACAGGCTTGTCTTCTGTGAGGTTCACTACAATGCCGATGCCGCCGATCTTTTTCATGATCTCCGGGATGTCCTTGTCAATGTCCAGTCCCACGACCTGGGCACCTTGCTCCGCCAGGCTTTCAGCGATGGCGAAGCCAATGCCCGCCGCGCAACCCGTAACGATGGCCACCTTTCCCTGGTGCACCTTGCGGGCAGGCCCTTTGCGTAATTTGGCCTGCTCCAGCTCCCAATACTCGATTTCAAAAATGTCCTTCTCAGGCAGTGGCTCCCAGCCTCCGACACGCTCCGCAAGCTGCACGGTGGATGCGGTGGATTCAGAGATGTCGAAGACGATGTTCGCGTCCTTCAAAGTATCCCCAAAGCTGACCACTCCCTGGTTAGGCCAGATGGCAAACCGGGGTGCGGCATCCAGCATGGTGTGACCGCTGGCATTGCGCTCAAAGTAGGTCTTGTAATCCTCAGCAAACTTTTGCACCGAAGCCGCGATGTCCGCGCCAATGAAGGCCGGAGCGCGTTTGGTACGGATGCTATGATCTGGGGTCAAAGGTCCCCGTGTACCAAAGTCAGCCACTTGTTCCAGCCCTGCATAACCCGCAGCCTCAGCACTCGCATTCAGCCGTGCGATCTGGGGGAAACCACGCACTTTGGAAACCGCCTGCCGCAGGGTGGCCAGGGCCAGAAGATCTTCATTCGCCACTTGGCTTGCAGCCACGGCACCATCGCTCTTCTTAGCCAGGTATTCTTCCGCCATCGTGACCATCTCGATGTGCAGTTCATAGCTCTTGCGAGCATCGTCATCGAAGGTGAACAGACCATGCTTCAGCAGAACCATGCCCTGGATGCCCTCGGCCCGCAGGTCACGTCCAGCGATGAGGTCGGCCACCGTTTTGGCCAGGATGAAACCCGGCATCACGTAAGGGACGATGATCACCCGGTCACCAAAAACTTCTTTCACCCGTGCCTCGCCTTCCGCATTGCAGGTGAGGGCAGAGATGGCATTCGCATGACTATGATCCACGAAGCGGAAAGGCAGGATCGCATGCAGGATGGCCTCAATACTGGCCGCAGGCGCGTTCGGGTTCGTCATCGCCGCCCGCTGCTGCAGCACCATGTCCGCATCGCTCATCGTCGGCAGTTTCGACATCTTGATCAGTGCATCCTGACGCACTGGGGAGAAACCTTCACGCTCAATGGTGGCCAGATCCCATCCGCTGCCCTTCACATAGCAGAGGTCCACATCATCTCCGAAGAAATCCTTCTCCGTGACTTTGACGGAGGTATTGCCACCGCCATGCAACACCAGGGCAGGATTCCTCCCCAGCAGACGGCTGGTATAGACGCGCTGGCCCAGCAAGTCGGTTCCAAAGGTGGCGGCTTCTGTATCGTTCCAAAGGCTTTGCATGATTGGGAAAAGGAGAGGCCAGACTTCCGGTGGATGAGCCGGGGGCGCAAGGGGATTTTGGGCCTCACCGTGCCTCATGCACGATGAATCATGAATCACATGTAACGCCCTAGGCTTGGCACCTGCTTTTCCAGGGCCTGATACAGGATAACCCGTAACTGCTGCAAGGTACGACGCGCACTGAGACTGTCCTGACAGAGCGCCTTGATAGCAAAACCGCCCTGGCTCAGCGGCCCATGCCCCAGATAAACCTGCGGACTGTTCAGCGCCTCCAACGCTTCAAGAGGCAGTTCGTTTACCCCCAGGATAAAACATCCCAGATAATGCCCCTGCGGATGCACATTGCGCAGAGACTCCAGGCTGCTGTCATCCGGGGATAGCCGGTAGCGCTCACGCGCAGCCAGACGGCCAGCGCACCACACATCTAGATCCCAGTTGAGCTCAGCATACTGAAACACCTCCCCGCTGGCCACTCGGCCCGGAGTCAGCCAGTCAAAGTATAAAAGCTGTCCGCCTGCGGCCACGTGCAGTTCCGTATGCTGCTGATACCGCGCCCCTGCCTGGGGAATAAACGGCTCTGGGTAAAACTCCAGAAACCCGCCCTCCTGCACCCTGAATGTCTGCCGCACCTTTGCCGGGCCACCACTGCGCGAGCGATACACCCGGCTCGCGCTTGGTGTGGTGAGCACAAGCGAAGCGCCGGTCTCTGCCTCTGCCGTCAGCTCGATGGTATCGCCATCGAAGATGCCTGCCGTGGGATTCACAATGTTCACCACCAAAGCTCCCGCATCCTCGTGCGGCTTGCTCAGATGCAGGGGCGCACGAAACGATCTCTGGCGCAGATACGTCTGCCCGGAGTCATAACACGAACCAATGAGATAGAGGTGGCCGTTCAAACGAAAAGATAGTCCCGTTTCAGCCAGCCGATGAGTTCATCCTTCCCCTTTTCCGACTTCATATCGGCAAAGATAAAGGGCTTCTCCCCACGCATGAGTTTGGAATCCCGCGCCATGACATCCAGATCCGCGCCGACATAAGGAGCCAGGTCGATTTTATTGATGAGCAGGAGATCACTGTTGCGGATGGCAGGGCCGCCTTTGCGCGGGATTTTGTCCCCTTCCGCCACATCAATGACGAAGATAAAAACATCCGCCAGTTCAGGCGAATACGTCGCCGAAAGATTGTCACCACCGCTTTCAATCAGCAGCAGTTGCAAATCCGGATGCCGCTTTTCCAGTTCGATCACCGCTGCCATGTTCATGCTGATGTCATCGCGGATAGCTGTGTGCGGGCAGCCACCTGTTTCCACGCCCATCACCCGGTCAGCCGGCAGGATGTTCTGGCGCAGGAGGAACTCCGCATCCTCGCGTGTATAGATGTCATTGGTGATGACGGCCAGGGAGTATTCGTCCTTCAGCCACTCGCAGAGGCGCAGGACACACATGGTTTTACCAGAGCCCACAGGGCCGCCGATACCGATACGGAGAGGACGGGAATTGCTCATGAAATGAATAGACGTTCGTTCGCCCGCGCATGACGCATGGAGGCGATTTCGAGAAGAGGATTAAACCAGCCGATGCGTTCCGGCGTGGCAGAGATGACTCCTTCCAACTGGGGTGCCAGGGCCACCATCGCACCGCGAATGATGAGCTGGCAGCGCTCCTGCCCCAGGCGCAGCAGTTTCATCGCGCTGATGGCATAACCACTGATGCTTTGCAGGGAAAAAGCACACACCGCCGCCGCCACCGGCAGACGGCGAAGCTCCAATGCACAGGCGATGAGGTGATGACAGGGCGCACCGCTCTGCGCAAACGCAGCCAGGGATGGATCCGTGTCCAGTTTTTGCACCAGGGCCAACCTGCGCGAGCCAAGCTGACGACTCGCCTGCCTTAGCTCAGCCGCCAGTTTCCAGGCATCCAACTCATCATCCATCATGCGCAGCCC
The window above is part of the Prosthecobacter fusiformis genome. Proteins encoded here:
- a CDS encoding bifunctional aldolase/short-chain dehydrogenase, whose protein sequence is MQSLWNDTEAATFGTDLLGQRVYTSRLLGRNPALVLHGGGNTSVKVTEKDFFGDDVDLCYVKGSGWDLATIEREGFSPVRQDALIKMSKLPTMSDADMVLQQRAAMTNPNAPAASIEAILHAILPFRFVDHSHANAISALTCNAEGEARVKEVFGDRVIIVPYVMPGFILAKTVADLIAGRDLRAEGIQGMVLLKHGLFTFDDDARKSYELHIEMVTMAEEYLAKKSDGAVAASQVANEDLLALATLRQAVSKVRGFPQIARLNASAEAAGYAGLEQVADFGTRGPLTPDHSIRTKRAPAFIGADIAASVQKFAEDYKTYFERNASGHTMLDAAPRFAIWPNQGVVSFGDTLKDANIVFDISESTASTVQLAERVGGWEPLPEKDIFEIEYWELEQAKLRKGPARKVHQGKVAIVTGCAAGIGFAIAESLAEQGAQVVGLDIDKDIPEIMKKIGGIGIVVNLTEDKPVQDAIEFVVREFGGIDIVVSNAGIFPKNEPLDTMQQNDWDRTISINLTSHQKLMNKVIPFVKLGLDASIIFVGSRNFKAPGPGASAYSCSKAALTQLCRVAALELAPNRVRVNIVHPDAVFDTKLWTPEALQRSAERYGMTVDEYKTKNLMKVEIKSKDIGNMVSAMASPLFAKVTGAQIPVDGGNDRVI
- a CDS encoding urease accessory protein UreD, producing the protein MNGHLYLIGSCYDSGQTYLRQRSFRAPLHLSKPHEDAGALVVNIVNPTAGIFDGDTIELTAEAETGASLVLTTPSASRVYRSRSGGPAKVRQTFRVQEGGFLEFYPEPFIPQAGARYQQHTELHVAAGGQLLYFDWLTPGRVASGEVFQYAELNWDLDVWCAGRLAARERYRLSPDDSSLESLRNVHPQGHYLGCFILGVNELPLEALEALNSPQVYLGHGPLSQGGFAIKALCQDSLSARRTLQQLRVILYQALEKQVPSLGRYM
- the ureG gene encoding urease accessory protein UreG, whose translation is MSNSRPLRIGIGGPVGSGKTMCVLRLCEWLKDEYSLAVITNDIYTREDAEFLLRQNILPADRVMGVETGGCPHTAIRDDISMNMAAVIELEKRHPDLQLLLIESGGDNLSATYSPELADVFIFVIDVAEGDKIPRKGGPAIRNSDLLLINKIDLAPYVGADLDVMARDSKLMRGEKPFIFADMKSEKGKDELIGWLKRDYLFV
- a CDS encoding urease accessory protein UreF encodes the protein MLPEWLPWLLQVNDSQFPSGAYAHSMGLEELVQRGVVKKPDDLEVFLHRQILPGLLAFELPFLVRAHALAAADDHEGLRMMDDELDAWKLAAELRQASRQLGSRRLALVQKLDTDPSLAAFAQSGAPCHHLIACALELRRLPVAAAVCAFSLQSISGYAISAMKLLRLGQERCQLIIRGAMVALAPQLEGVISATPERIGWFNPLLEIASMRHARANERLFIS